The Streptomyces tendae genome has a window encoding:
- a CDS encoding tetratricopeptide repeat protein, with translation MPETSGVPGRTPETHVIDFRAAEHLLASRDPRGAVKLLDGVIDVHPENTAARLLRARAFFAAAQLRPAELEFSLVLEREPDNAFAHFALARTYQRQGRPHPAKRHFRLAAALDPNPEYLKAARFDD, from the coding sequence GTGCCCGAGACCAGTGGTGTGCCCGGACGTACGCCGGAGACGCACGTCATCGACTTCCGTGCCGCCGAGCACCTGCTCGCCTCCCGGGACCCGCGGGGCGCGGTGAAGCTGCTCGACGGCGTCATCGACGTCCACCCCGAGAACACGGCCGCCCGGCTGCTGCGGGCGCGCGCCTTCTTCGCGGCGGCCCAGCTGCGGCCCGCCGAGCTGGAGTTCTCCCTCGTCCTGGAGCGGGAGCCGGACAACGCCTTCGCGCACTTCGCGCTCGCCCGCACCTACCAGCGGCAGGGCCGCCCCCACCCCGCCAAGCGCCACTTCCGGCTGGCGGCCGCACTGGACCCCAACCCGGAGTACCTGAAGGCCGCCCGCTTCGACGACTGA
- the coaE gene encoding dephospho-CoA kinase yields the protein MLTVGLTGGIGAGKSEVSRLLVERGAVLIDSDRIAREVVEPGTPGLAAVVEAFGEEILAEDGSLDRPRLGALVFGDPEKLARLNAIVHPLVGARSRELEEAAPEGAVVVHDVPLLTENGLAPLYDLVIVVDASPETQLDRLVRLRGMSEEDARARMAAQAGREQRREIADIVVDNDVPLDALRRRVEEVWAELVRRAQASPSE from the coding sequence ATGCTGACAGTGGGGCTGACCGGCGGTATCGGAGCCGGCAAGAGCGAGGTGTCGCGGCTGCTCGTGGAGCGCGGGGCCGTGCTGATCGACTCCGACCGCATCGCACGCGAGGTCGTCGAACCGGGCACCCCCGGCCTCGCCGCGGTCGTGGAGGCCTTCGGCGAGGAGATCCTCGCCGAGGACGGCAGCCTGGACCGGCCCCGCCTCGGCGCGCTGGTCTTCGGCGACCCGGAGAAGCTGGCCCGGCTGAACGCGATCGTGCACCCCCTCGTGGGCGCCCGCTCGCGGGAGCTGGAGGAGGCCGCGCCCGAGGGCGCCGTCGTCGTCCACGACGTCCCCCTCCTCACCGAGAACGGCCTCGCCCCGCTCTACGACCTCGTGATCGTCGTCGACGCGAGCCCCGAGACCCAGCTCGACCGGCTGGTACGGCTGCGCGGCATGAGCGAGGAGGACGCCAGGGCCCGCATGGCCGCCCAGGCCGGCCGGGAGCAGCGCCGGGAGATCGCCGACATCGTCGTCGACAACGACGTGCCCCTCGACGCCCTGCGACGGCGCGTCGAGGAGGTGTGGGCCGAGCTGGTCCGGCGCGCGCAGGCGTCCCCGTCGGAATAG
- a CDS encoding PAC2 family protein — MLDPRDLYAWEPKGLSVVDMALAQESAGLVMLYHFDGYIDAGETGDQIVDRLLDSLPHQVVARFDHDRLVDYRARRPLLTFTRDRWTDYEEPDITVRLVQDATGAPFLLLSGPEPDVEWERFAAAVRQIVERLGVRLSVTFHGIPMGVPHTRPVGITPHGNRTDLVPVSNSPFDEAQVPGSAEALVEYRLMQAGHDVLGVATHVPHYIARSPYPDAALTALEAVTAATGLVLPGVAHALRTDAQRTQTEIDRQIREGDDELTALVQGLEHQYDAAAGAATRGNMLAEPVDIPSADEIGREFEKFLAEREGDN; from the coding sequence GTGCTTGATCCGCGGGATTTGTACGCCTGGGAGCCGAAGGGTCTGAGCGTCGTCGACATGGCGCTGGCCCAGGAGTCGGCCGGACTTGTCATGCTCTACCACTTCGACGGATACATCGACGCGGGGGAGACCGGGGACCAGATCGTCGACCGGCTGCTCGACTCGCTGCCCCACCAGGTCGTCGCCCGGTTCGACCACGACCGGCTCGTCGACTACCGGGCGCGTCGCCCGCTGCTCACCTTCACCCGCGACCGATGGACCGACTACGAGGAGCCGGACATCACCGTGCGGCTCGTCCAGGACGCCACCGGCGCGCCCTTCCTGCTGCTCTCCGGTCCCGAACCGGACGTGGAGTGGGAGCGCTTCGCCGCCGCCGTGCGCCAGATCGTGGAACGCCTCGGGGTGCGCCTCTCGGTGACCTTCCACGGCATCCCCATGGGCGTCCCGCACACCCGCCCGGTCGGCATCACGCCGCACGGCAACCGCACCGACCTCGTCCCGGTGAGCAACAGCCCCTTCGACGAGGCGCAGGTCCCCGGCAGCGCGGAGGCCCTCGTCGAGTACCGGCTCATGCAGGCCGGTCACGACGTGCTGGGCGTCGCGACGCACGTGCCGCACTACATCGCCCGCTCCCCGTACCCGGACGCGGCCCTGACCGCCCTGGAGGCCGTCACGGCCGCCACCGGACTGGTGCTGCCCGGCGTCGCGCACGCGCTGCGCACCGACGCCCAGCGCACCCAGACCGAGATCGACCGCCAGATCCGGGAGGGCGACGACGAGCTCACCGCCCTCGTCCAGGGCCTGGAGCACCAGTACGACGCAGCGGCGGGCGCGGCGACCCGGGGCAACATGCTGGCCGAGCCGGTGGACATCCCGTCCGCGGACGAGATCGGCCGTGAGTTCGAGAAGTTCCTGGCCGAGCGGGAAGGCGACAACTGA
- the rpsA gene encoding 30S ribosomal protein S1, translating into MTSSTETTATTPQVAVNDIGNEEAFLAAIDETIKYFNDGDIVDGVIVKVDRDEVLLDIGYKTEGVIPSRELSIKHDVDPNEVVAVGDEIEALVLQKEDKEGRLILSKKRAQYERAWGTIEKIKEEDGIVTGTVIEVVKGGLILDIGLRGFLPASLVEMRRVRDLQPYVGKELEAKIIELDKNRNNVVLSRRAWLEQTQSEVRQTFLTTLQKGQVRSGVVSSIVNFGAFVDLGGVDGLVHVSELSWKHIDHPSEVVEVGQEVTVEVLDVDMDRERVSLSLKATQEDPWQQFARTHQIGQVVPGKVTKLVPFGAFVRVDEGIEGLVHISELAERHVEIPEQVVQVNDEIFVKVIDIDLERRRISLSLKQANEAFGADPSTVEFDPTLYGMAASYDDQGNYIYPEGFDPETNDWLEGYETQREAWETQYAEAQQRFEQHQAQVIKSREADEKAAAEGGEAAAPVASGGGGGSYSSEGGDQSGALASDEALAALREKLAGGQS; encoded by the coding sequence ATGACGAGCAGCACCGAGACCACCGCCACCACCCCGCAGGTAGCGGTCAACGACATCGGTAACGAGGAAGCCTTCCTCGCCGCGATCGACGAGACGATCAAGTACTTCAACGACGGCGACATCGTCGACGGCGTCATCGTGAAGGTCGACCGGGACGAGGTCCTGCTCGACATCGGTTACAAGACCGAAGGCGTTATCCCGAGCCGCGAGCTCTCGATCAAGCATGACGTCGACCCCAACGAGGTCGTCGCCGTCGGTGACGAGATCGAGGCCCTTGTTCTCCAGAAGGAGGACAAGGAAGGCCGCCTGATCCTCTCGAAGAAGCGCGCCCAGTACGAGCGTGCCTGGGGCACCATCGAGAAGATCAAGGAAGAGGACGGGATCGTCACCGGTACCGTCATCGAGGTCGTCAAGGGTGGTCTCATCCTCGACATCGGCCTCCGTGGCTTCCTTCCGGCCTCCCTCGTGGAGATGCGCCGTGTCCGCGACCTCCAGCCCTACGTGGGCAAGGAGCTCGAGGCCAAGATCATCGAGCTGGACAAGAACCGCAACAACGTGGTCCTGTCCCGTCGTGCCTGGCTGGAGCAGACCCAGTCCGAGGTCCGCCAGACGTTCCTCACCACCCTGCAGAAGGGTCAGGTCCGTTCCGGCGTCGTCTCCTCGATCGTCAACTTCGGTGCCTTCGTGGACCTGGGTGGCGTCGACGGTCTGGTCCACGTCTCCGAGCTGTCCTGGAAGCACATCGACCACCCCTCCGAGGTCGTCGAGGTCGGCCAGGAGGTCACGGTCGAGGTCCTGGACGTCGACATGGACCGCGAGCGCGTCTCCCTGTCGCTGAAGGCGACCCAGGAAGACCCGTGGCAGCAGTTCGCCCGCACCCACCAGATCGGCCAGGTCGTGCCCGGCAAGGTCACGAAGCTGGTTCCGTTCGGTGCGTTCGTCCGCGTGGACGAGGGCATCGAGGGTCTGGTCCACATCTCCGAGCTGGCCGAGCGCCACGTGGAGATCCCGGAGCAGGTCGTCCAGGTCAACGACGAGATCTTCGTCAAGGTCATCGACATCGACCTCGAGCGCCGTCGCATCAGCCTCTCGCTGAAGCAGGCCAACGAGGCCTTCGGTGCCGACCCGTCGACGGTCGAGTTCGACCCGACTCTGTACGGCATGGCCGCGTCGTACGACGACCAGGGCAACTACATCTACCCCGAGGGCTTCGACCCCGAGACCAACGACTGGCTCGAGGGCTACGAGACCCAGCGCGAGGCGTGGGAGACGCAGTACGCCGAGGCGCAGCAGCGCTTCGAGCAGCACCAGGCGCAGGTCATCAAGTCCCGCGAGGCGGACGAGAAGGCCGCTGCCGAGGGTGGCGAGGCTGCCGCTCCGGTCGCGTCCGGCGGTGGCGGCGGTTCGTACTCCTCCGAGGGTGGCGACCAGTCCGGCGCCCTGGCTTCGGACGAGGCGCTGGCCGCGCTTCGCGAGAAGCTGGCGGGTGGCCAGAGCTGA
- a CDS encoding class I SAM-dependent methyltransferase, which translates to MIQEPEVPEPEATRRQAGVTESSRANRGWWDRNADEYQTEHGTFLGDDRFVWGPEGLDEVEAELLGPPEELKGRDVLELGAGAAQCSRWLAAQGALPVALDISHRQLQHALRIGGAFPLVCADAVALPFADGSFDLACSAYGALPFVADPRLVLREVRRVLRPGGRLVFSVTHPIRWAFPDEPGPEGLSVSGSYFDRTPYVEQDDSGNAVYVEHHRTLGDRVRDVVASGFRLVDLVEPEWPAWNTSEWGGWSPLRGNLIPGTAIFVCARD; encoded by the coding sequence ATCATCCAAGAGCCCGAAGTCCCCGAACCCGAGGCGACCCGGCGGCAGGCCGGGGTCACGGAGAGCTCCCGGGCCAACCGGGGCTGGTGGGACCGCAACGCCGACGAGTACCAGACCGAGCACGGCACCTTCCTCGGCGACGACCGTTTCGTGTGGGGCCCCGAGGGCCTGGACGAGGTGGAGGCGGAGCTGCTCGGCCCGCCGGAGGAGCTGAAGGGGCGCGACGTCCTGGAGCTGGGCGCCGGCGCGGCGCAGTGCTCCCGCTGGCTGGCCGCGCAGGGCGCCCTCCCGGTCGCCCTGGACATCTCCCACCGCCAGCTCCAGCACGCGCTGCGCATCGGCGGGGCGTTCCCCCTGGTGTGCGCGGACGCGGTCGCCCTGCCCTTCGCCGACGGCTCCTTCGACCTGGCCTGCTCGGCGTACGGCGCGCTGCCCTTCGTGGCCGATCCGCGGCTGGTGCTGCGCGAGGTGCGCCGGGTGCTGCGGCCGGGCGGGCGGCTGGTGTTCTCCGTGACCCATCCGATCCGCTGGGCGTTCCCAGACGAGCCGGGCCCGGAAGGGCTGAGCGTGTCCGGGTCGTACTTCGACCGCACGCCGTACGTCGAGCAGGACGACAGCGGGAACGCGGTGTACGTGGAGCACCACAGGACGCTAGGGGACCGGGTGCGTGACGTGGTCGCCTCCGGTTTCCGGCTGGTGGACCTGGTCGAGCCGGAGTGGCCGGCCTGGAACACCTCCGAGTGGGGCGGCTGGTCCCCGCTGCGGGGCAACCTGATCCCCGGTACGGCGATCTTCGTGTGCGCGCGGGACTGA
- the hrpB gene encoding ATP-dependent helicase HrpB: protein MIRQDALESLPVREALPGLAGALDSHGTSVLVAPPGTGKTTLVPLVLAGLWGAGPARRVLVAEPRRIAARAAARRMAWLLGERVGGSVGFTVRGERVVGPDTRVEVVTTGVLLQRLQRDQELAGVDVVMLDECHERHLDADTAAAFLCDVRETLRPDLRLVAASATTDAEGWARLLGNAPVVEARGTAHPVDVVWAPPPRAVRPPHGMRVDPALLTHVAAVVRRALAERDGDVLVFLPGVGEIARVAGLLGGLAGVDVLQVHGRAPAAVQDAVLSPGERRRVVLATSVAESSLTVPGVRVVVDSGLAREPRVDHARGLSALATVRASRAAGRQRAGRAGREAPGAVYRCWAEAEDGRLPSFPSPEIKVADLTAFALQAACWGDPDASGLALLDTPPGGAMAAARDVLAAIGAVRPDGRPTERGTRLTRLGLHPRLGRALTDAAPRVGPGLAAEVVALLSEEPPRDYGDDLAVALRAARRGGDGYAARWRTEVRRLRRAASEAGGTVLGGGTATASAGAGAGAGGGSGAVPGAGTGADERAAGVVVALAFPERVARAEGGSYLMAGGTRAEVGAASALRGTEWIAVAVADRPVGRGHARVLLGAAVDEGVARWAAGALAERREEVRWADGDVVARRVERLGAVELTARPLTDADPSLVRAALLDGLRREGFGLLRWPAGADVLRQRLAFLHARRGAPWPDVSDEALHARVDEWLEPELSRARRRADLARIDAGQALARLLPWASGDAARLDELAPERITVPSGSAIRIDWSDPERPVLAVKLQEMFGLQESPTVAGVPLLVHLLSPAGRPAAVTADLASFWREGYQQVRAELRGRYPRHPWPEDPASARPTRHTNARLRR from the coding sequence GTGATCCGTCAGGACGCCCTGGAGTCCCTTCCCGTACGCGAGGCCCTGCCCGGGCTCGCCGGCGCCCTCGACTCGCACGGCACGTCCGTGCTGGTCGCCCCGCCGGGAACGGGCAAGACGACCCTGGTGCCGCTGGTGCTGGCCGGTCTGTGGGGCGCGGGCCCCGCGCGGCGGGTGCTGGTCGCCGAGCCGCGGCGGATCGCGGCCCGCGCGGCGGCGCGGCGCATGGCGTGGCTGCTGGGCGAGCGGGTCGGCGGGTCGGTCGGCTTCACGGTGCGCGGGGAGCGGGTCGTAGGCCCGGACACGCGCGTGGAGGTCGTCACCACCGGTGTGCTGCTCCAGCGGCTGCAGCGCGACCAGGAGCTGGCCGGCGTGGACGTCGTGATGCTCGACGAGTGCCACGAGCGGCATCTGGACGCGGACACGGCGGCGGCCTTCCTGTGCGACGTGCGCGAGACGCTGCGGCCCGACCTGCGGCTGGTGGCCGCCTCGGCGACGACGGACGCGGAGGGGTGGGCCCGGCTGCTGGGGAACGCGCCCGTGGTCGAGGCGCGGGGCACCGCGCACCCCGTGGACGTGGTGTGGGCGCCGCCCCCGCGCGCGGTGCGCCCCCCGCACGGCATGCGGGTGGACCCGGCGCTGCTCACGCATGTGGCGGCGGTGGTGCGCCGGGCGCTGGCCGAGCGGGACGGCGACGTGCTGGTGTTCCTGCCGGGGGTCGGGGAGATCGCCCGGGTGGCCGGGCTGCTGGGCGGCCTGGCCGGGGTCGACGTCCTCCAGGTGCACGGCAGGGCGCCGGCCGCAGTGCAGGACGCGGTGCTGTCGCCCGGGGAGCGGCGCCGGGTGGTACTGGCGACGTCGGTCGCCGAGTCGTCGCTGACAGTGCCCGGTGTGCGGGTGGTCGTGGACTCGGGTCTCGCCCGCGAGCCCCGAGTCGACCACGCGCGCGGGCTGAGCGCCCTGGCGACGGTACGGGCCTCCCGGGCGGCGGGGCGGCAGCGGGCGGGCCGCGCCGGACGTGAGGCCCCGGGCGCGGTGTACCGCTGCTGGGCGGAGGCCGAGGACGGACGGCTGCCGTCGTTCCCCTCCCCCGAGATCAAGGTGGCCGACCTGACGGCGTTCGCGTTGCAGGCGGCCTGCTGGGGCGATCCGGACGCCTCGGGGCTGGCGCTGCTGGACACCCCGCCGGGCGGTGCGATGGCGGCGGCCCGGGACGTCCTGGCGGCGATCGGCGCCGTACGCCCGGACGGGCGCCCCACGGAGCGCGGCACCCGTCTGACCCGCCTCGGCCTGCATCCGCGTCTGGGGCGGGCCCTGACGGACGCCGCACCCCGGGTGGGTCCCGGCCTCGCGGCCGAGGTCGTCGCCCTGCTCTCCGAGGAGCCCCCGCGCGACTACGGCGACGACCTCGCCGTCGCGCTGCGCGCCGCGCGCCGCGGCGGTGACGGGTACGCGGCCCGCTGGCGCACGGAGGTGCGCCGGCTGCGCCGGGCGGCGTCCGAGGCGGGCGGGACCGTGCTCGGCGGCGGGACAGCAACCGCGTCCGCGGGTGCGGGAGCCGGTGCGGGCGGTGGAAGCGGTGCGGTGCCGGGCGCCGGGACCGGGGCGGACGAGCGTGCGGCCGGTGTCGTCGTGGCGCTCGCGTTCCCCGAACGGGTGGCGCGGGCGGAGGGCGGGTCGTACCTGATGGCGGGCGGGACCCGGGCCGAGGTGGGGGCGGCGTCCGCGTTGCGCGGGACCGAGTGGATCGCCGTCGCCGTGGCCGACCGTCCCGTGGGGCGCGGGCACGCGCGCGTCCTGCTGGGGGCCGCCGTCGACGAGGGCGTGGCCCGCTGGGCGGCGGGGGCGCTCGCGGAGCGGCGCGAGGAGGTGCGCTGGGCCGACGGGGACGTGGTGGCGCGGCGCGTCGAACGGCTCGGGGCGGTGGAGCTGACCGCGCGGCCGCTCACGGACGCCGACCCGTCGCTGGTGCGCGCCGCGCTGTTGGACGGGCTGCGGCGGGAGGGCTTCGGGTTGCTGCGGTGGCCGGCCGGGGCGGACGTCCTGCGGCAGCGGCTGGCGTTCCTGCACGCGCGACGGGGCGCGCCCTGGCCCGACGTGTCCGACGAGGCGCTCCACGCGCGCGTGGACGAGTGGCTGGAACCGGAGCTGAGCCGGGCGCGGCGCCGGGCGGACCTCGCCCGGATCGACGCCGGGCAGGCGCTGGCGCGGCTGCTGCCGTGGGCCTCCGGGGACGCCGCCCGCCTCGACGAGCTGGCGCCCGAGCGGATCACGGTGCCCAGCGGGTCGGCGATACGGATCGACTGGTCCGACCCGGAGCGGCCGGTGCTGGCCGTGAAGCTCCAGGAGATGTTCGGGCTGCAGGAGTCACCCACGGTCGCCGGGGTGCCGCTGCTGGTCCACCTGCTGTCCCCGGCCGGGCGGCCGGCCGCGGTGACCGCCGACCTCGCGTCCTTCTGGCGGGAGGGCTACCAGCAGGTGCGCGCCGAACTGCGCGGCCGCTACCCCCGGCACCCCTGGCCCGAGGACCCGGCGTCGGCCCGGCCGACCCGCCACACGAACGCACGGCTGCGCCGGTGA
- a CDS encoding lytic transglycosylase domain-containing protein, giving the protein MAAQFGRRLRKGAATTAVAAAAVAALSASQAPGVTVDDQGRQNTGDATSVPDATVDGDDSATGNSPYYTDLPPLSSPNPSPSVGSETGTGAQGATEAGIPATVLDAYKKAEAALREKKPGCNLPWQLLAAIGKVESGQARGGRVTADGTTVSPILGPQLDGNGFALIKDTDNGAYDGNATYDQAVGPMQFIPSTWEWAGRDGNGDGRKDPNNVYDAALAAGHYLCRFDWDLSEPKDLRKAILSYNNSTDYLNTVLSWLEFYRKGTHEIPDGSGSLPVDRSDDGVRPGITPSAPGTTPPARPGTRPGKPSGSRPTPTSPAPGGPSAPPTTPPATTPPTPTDTVGRLEHAGTASLTAMAGHTFAERISARAETDAGKAVAKVRIRFTIAGDTDTTFAGGESVATVVTDASGVAVAPALLAGEKTGAFAVQAAVVGRSVKGVAYKATVTERAADALVRTGEKALTCVPGGEFAEPVEVRATYRGEAAGKVAVAATLVTSADDPTENDKGPFFKDADGKAVRTLTGLRTDADGRLTLPKLYADDAAGTFLLRLTTAGGATLTVELTVAPADTPSPEPDPSSDPDPSPMETPTP; this is encoded by the coding sequence ATGGCGGCGCAATTCGGCAGGAGGCTGCGCAAGGGAGCGGCAACCACCGCCGTGGCCGCGGCAGCGGTGGCGGCCCTGTCCGCGTCCCAGGCTCCCGGCGTGACGGTCGACGACCAGGGCAGACAGAACACCGGCGACGCCACGTCCGTGCCCGACGCGACCGTCGACGGCGACGACAGCGCCACCGGCAACTCGCCGTACTACACGGACCTCCCTCCGCTCAGCAGCCCCAACCCGTCGCCCTCCGTGGGCTCGGAGACCGGCACCGGTGCCCAGGGCGCCACGGAGGCCGGCATACCCGCGACCGTCCTCGACGCCTACAAGAAGGCCGAGGCCGCGCTGCGCGAGAAGAAGCCCGGCTGCAACCTGCCCTGGCAACTCCTCGCCGCCATCGGCAAGGTGGAGTCCGGCCAGGCCCGGGGCGGCCGGGTCACCGCCGACGGCACCACCGTCTCGCCGATCCTCGGCCCCCAGCTCGACGGCAACGGCTTCGCCCTCATCAAGGACACCGACAACGGCGCCTACGACGGCAACGCCACCTACGACCAGGCCGTCGGCCCCATGCAGTTCATCCCCTCCACCTGGGAGTGGGCGGGCCGCGACGGCAACGGCGACGGCCGCAAGGACCCCAACAACGTCTACGACGCCGCCCTCGCAGCCGGTCACTACCTGTGCCGCTTCGACTGGGACCTGTCCGAGCCGAAGGACCTGAGGAAGGCGATCCTCAGCTACAACAACTCCACGGACTACCTGAACACCGTCCTGTCGTGGCTGGAGTTCTACCGCAAGGGCACGCACGAGATCCCGGACGGCAGCGGGAGCCTGCCGGTGGACCGCAGCGACGACGGCGTGCGCCCCGGCATCACTCCGTCGGCCCCGGGCACCACCCCGCCGGCCAGGCCCGGCACCCGGCCCGGCAAGCCCTCCGGTTCCCGGCCCACCCCCACCTCGCCCGCCCCCGGCGGCCCGAGCGCGCCGCCCACCACGCCGCCGGCGACCACCCCGCCGACGCCCACCGACACGGTCGGCCGCCTGGAGCACGCCGGCACGGCGAGCCTGACCGCCATGGCGGGCCACACCTTCGCCGAGCGCATCAGCGCCCGCGCGGAGACCGACGCGGGCAAGGCGGTGGCCAAGGTACGGATCCGCTTCACGATCGCCGGGGACACCGACACCACCTTCGCCGGCGGCGAGAGCGTGGCGACCGTCGTCACCGACGCGTCGGGTGTCGCCGTGGCGCCCGCGCTGCTGGCGGGGGAGAAGACCGGCGCGTTCGCCGTCCAGGCCGCCGTCGTGGGGCGCTCCGTCAAGGGGGTCGCCTACAAGGCCACGGTCACCGAGCGGGCCGCCGACGCGCTCGTCCGCACCGGCGAGAAGGCGCTGACGTGCGTGCCGGGCGGCGAGTTCGCCGAGCCGGTCGAGGTGAGGGCCACCTACCGGGGCGAGGCCGCGGGCAAGGTCGCCGTCGCCGCCACCCTCGTCACGTCGGCCGACGACCCCACCGAGAACGACAAGGGTCCCTTCTTCAAGGACGCCGACGGCAAGGCGGTCCGCACCCTGACGGGTCTGAGGACGGACGCGGACGGCCGGCTGACCCTGCCGAAGCTGTACGCGGACGACGCCGCCGGCACGTTCCTGCTCCGCCTCACCACGGCGGGCGGCGCGACCCTCACGGTGGAACTGACCGTGGCCCCGGCCGACACTCCGTCCCCGGAACCGGACCCTTCCTCCGACCCGGACCCGAGCCCGATGGAAACCCCGACGCCCTGA
- a CDS encoding DUF4184 family protein has product MPFTLSHAAAVLPAVRTDGGGRGPLVPAVLVAGSFAPDMTYYAASAVPGAMEFGDVTHAAWGVFTVDVVIAWVLVGLWLLVREPLVALLPRARQGRVAALTRCGAPRARVRPSLVARWYVSAVLGVATHVVWDAFTHHDRWGTRLVPVLGEEIGGSPVYWYAQYGSSAVAAVVVALFVARAVRRAVPAATGASGVPVLSTGDRWRALALIGGCALVAAALRASRWWAHWGSVAKPYELIPTVCFGAGAGLVLALPVYAVAVRAWRPAPATEGPADADTRRPDRTAAR; this is encoded by the coding sequence TTGCCGTTCACACTCAGCCACGCGGCGGCGGTCCTGCCCGCCGTCCGCACCGACGGAGGCGGACGGGGCCCACTGGTCCCGGCCGTGCTGGTCGCGGGCAGCTTCGCACCCGACATGACCTACTACGCGGCAAGTGCGGTGCCGGGGGCCATGGAGTTCGGTGACGTGACCCACGCGGCCTGGGGCGTGTTCACCGTCGACGTGGTCATCGCCTGGGTGCTGGTGGGGCTGTGGCTGCTGGTGCGGGAGCCGCTGGTGGCGTTGCTGCCGCGGGCGCGCCAGGGGCGGGTGGCGGCGCTGACGCGGTGCGGTGCGCCCCGGGCGCGCGTACGGCCCTCCCTGGTGGCGCGCTGGTACGTGTCGGCGGTGCTGGGGGTCGCGACGCACGTGGTCTGGGACGCGTTCACCCATCACGACCGGTGGGGGACGCGGCTCGTCCCGGTGCTGGGCGAGGAGATCGGGGGGTCGCCGGTGTACTGGTACGCGCAGTACGGGAGTTCGGCGGTGGCCGCGGTGGTGGTCGCGCTGTTCGTGGCGCGGGCGGTGCGCCGCGCGGTCCCCGCGGCCACGGGGGCCTCGGGGGTGCCGGTGCTGTCCACGGGCGACCGGTGGAGGGCGCTCGCGCTGATCGGCGGCTGCGCGCTCGTGGCGGCGGCGCTGCGGGCTTCGCGGTGGTGGGCCCACTGGGGCTCCGTCGCGAAGCCCTACGAGCTGATTCCGACCGTGTGCTTCGGCGCGGGCGCGGGGCTGGTCCTCGCGCTGCCGGTCTACGCCGTGGCCGTCAGGGCGTGGCGTCCGGCCCCGGCCACGGAGGGCCCTGCGGACGCGGATACGCGGCGGCCGGACCGTACGGCCGCACGCTGA